Proteins from one Choloepus didactylus isolate mChoDid1 chromosome 4, mChoDid1.pri, whole genome shotgun sequence genomic window:
- the PAX9 gene encoding paired box protein Pax-9, which translates to MREGAVPDCDSFGPFHEDGWVRPVPGRARRPSGRRLSQAAGALPRAPCVRFAEPAFGEVNQLGGVFVNGRPLPNAIRLRIVELAQLGIRPCDISRQLRVSHGCVSKILARYNETGSILPGAIGGSKPRVTTPTVVKHIRTYKQRDPGIFAWEIRDRLLADGVCDKYNVPSVSSISRILRNKIGNLAQQSHYDSYKQHQPAPQPALPYNHIYSYPSPITAAAAKVPTPPGVPAIPGSVAMPRTWPSSHSVTDILGIRSIADQGVSDSSPYHSPKVEEWSSLGRNNFPPAAPHAVNGLEKGALEQEAKYGQAPNGLPAVSSFVSASSMAPYPTPAQVSPYMTYSAAPSGYVAGPGWQHAGGTPLSPHNCDIPASLAFKGMQAAREGSHSVTASAL; encoded by the exons ATGAGGGAAGGGGCCGTACCGGACTGCGACAGCTTTGGGCCTTTTCACGAG GATGGGTGGGTTCGCCCTGTTCCCGGACGCGCGCGGAGGCCGAGTGGCAGACGGCTGTCCCAAGCGGCGGGTGCGCTTCCCCGCGCGCCGTGTGTTCGTTTTGCAGAGCCAGCCTTCGGGGAGGTGAACCAGTTGGGAGGAGTGTTCGTGAACGGGAGGCCGCTGCCCAACGCCATCCGGCTTCGCATAGTGGAACTGGCCCAACTGGGCATCCGGCCGTGTGACATCAGCCGCCAGCTACGGGTCTCGCACGGCTGCGTCAGCAAGATCTTGGCGCGCTACAACGAGACTGGCTCGATCTTGCCGGGGGCTATCGGGGGTAGCAAGCCCCGGGTCACAACCCCCACCGTGGTGAAACACATCCGGACCTACAAGCAGAGAGATCCCGGCATCTTCGCCTGGGAGATCCGGGACCGCCTGCTTGCGGACGGCGTGTGCGACAAGTACAACGTGCCTTCGGTGAGCTCCATCAGCCGCATCCTGCGCAACAAGATCGGCAACCTGGCTCAGCAGAGCCACTACGACTCGTACAAGCAGCACCAACCAGCGCCGCAGCCCGCGCTGCCCTACAACCACATCTACTCTTACCCCAGCCCGATCACAGCGGCGGCCGCTAAAGTCCCCACGCCTCCCGGGGTGCCCGCCATCCCGGGCTCGGTGGCCATGCCTCGCACCTGGCCCTCTTCGCACTCTGTCACCGACATCCTGGGCATCCGCTCCATCGCCGACCAAG GAGTGAGCGACAGCTCCCCCTACCACAGCCCCAAGGTGGAGGAGTGGAGCAGCCTAGGCCGCAACAATTTCCCTCCCGCCGCCCCGCACGCGGTGAACGGGCTGGAGAAGGGAGCGTTGGAGCAGGAAGCCAAGTACGGTCAG GCACCAAATGGTCTCCCAGCTGTGAGCAGTTTTGTGTCAGCATCCAGCATGGCTCCTTACCCTACCCCGGCCCAAGTGTCGCCTTATATGACCTACAGCGCTGCTCCTTCTGGTTACGTTGCTGGACCGGGGTGGCAACATGCCGGCGGCACCCCACTTTCCCCCCACAACTGTGACATTCCCGCGTCGCTGGCGTTCAAGGGAATGCAGGCAGCCAGAGAAGGTAGTCACTCTGTCACGGCCTCCGCGCTCTGA